GAAGGAAAGGGTTTAATGTTTGATGAACCTCGATGGAGGCAATTTATATTCATTTGGGTGACCTGTTGTTGAAGCCTTAAAGGGCTCATGTCCTAAATAATTCCTTTAGGGCTCGTTACAATATATATCATCACTTAAAAATAAGGTAAAATTATACCTGGTCCctcaagaaaaaaattaaatttgatttttttatagaaattgTATTTCgttattttaaatttgataatgtttttaatttaaatctcataaattttcaaataaataaataaatatgcttAATTTCCCATTACCttttattgaattttaaattttcttttctttttcgacTCCATATTTTAAATTTCGTAATATTTGCAAACAACTATCTGGAAATGCTTCTATCAATTGCTATATGAAATGGACTCAAAACTCAAGTTCAGCTTTACAAAAACTCTAGCAAAAGGGTAAGGGCTGGAGTGTTAGTTGAGGAAATTTGATTTGCTTATTGTCTTGGCAGGGCACTGCATCAATTTTTCATTAGTTTGACACATTTTCTGTTATCTCATCATCACCATGGCATTCTAGTTTATTATTATGGGTGAGCAAAACTCAAAtcgatttaaaaatattataaaaaatttgaatATCGAGCTATTCGATTTTTTTAGTcaacttgaataagtaatttgaatttcaagttcgaatcgagttgaacTTTACAATTTTAATAACCCAAAAAACATATTGGTGTAAATACCCATTTGGTCCCTAACAatattgaaaatgagcaaattggtttCTCtcatcaaaatttataaaataaatttgaaataattttaaaattttaaaatttataaaattccaaaatttatatttttaaaaattttaaaatttataaaatatatataatttttttaaataataatttagggacctaaataagttaattaaatatTCAAGTTTATTATGTTAAagtattttttcttatttttctttgaaaaagttttcaaatatatatggttttaaattgaTGTGCtctaaaatgaaattaattatatTGCAATAAGATTTTAatatgacatgtttaatttttaatttttaatttaacttgaacaatTTTACTTGTTTATTAAATAATGACCCTAATACTGAATCTGAAAAAAtgattatttttagaaatttaataatatataatatatataatagttgTAAAAGTTATACATATAATTACTAAagactatattttaaaaataaaataatatgggATGGGTTTAAATAGGTTAGGGTTAATTATTTATAACTataagggtaaactataaaaatagtcaattttgttgactcaaattatattttagtcacttatgcttgaaatgttacgtttttgtcacttacgttatcgttttgttacgaagtagTCACTCTATCGTTAAGTCCCGTTATCTCCCTAACGGTGATCCTACATGGCAGTTCAAAAggattttaaatgccaacttggatgtcctATGTAgcaatccaaattaaatttatttaattaaaaacctatttaCATTTCAACAACCggacatccaagttggcatttaaaacccatttgagCTACCACATAGGACTGTCGTTAGGGAGGTAATGGAGTTTAACGATAGAGTGACTACTTCATAACAAAAcgataatataagtgactaaaatgtaatttaagaCAAATAAAAGTGATTATTTTTGAAGTTTACCCCAAATATAAATGAACACAAATTTATATAGTATTGAAAAGATTTAATCCAAGCATATTGACAGAAAAAGTCATTTATTACTTTATTAGATTCGGGTGATTAAAAGTATGGATAAACTCAGCAAGACAAATAGACTCTAAGGTGATCTTTCAAGTGCCGATGTTACCTCAACAAGTTGGGAGGTGCTCCTCCCATCATCCTTGGTGCTGGCTTAGGCCACGGACTTATTGGGTTTGTCTCAGACCTCTGCCTTTCTATTTTAGTAAAAGAAATTAGAATCTTTAGTGGCTCTCGATCTAGCTTGATGGTTTGGTTTACTTGGTTCAGAGTAACCAAATGCCACAGGTCTCAGGTTCGAGGGCCGTGAGAGAGAGCAGAGAGAGAATGAAGCAAACAAAGAAAAACCAAATGAGGTATTCCAAAATACCTCCCTTTTTCTGAAACCTTGTGATTTTCAGGTTAACACCATTGGGCGCTCTGTTTCTCCTAACGCTCACCTTCTCCCCTTGTCCAGCACGGAGGGCAATAATCAACGGCAATGGCAATATTATCACACTATTTACACCAATGTCAAAACAGGTAAGACAAAAATGTTTCTTTCCCGACTTTTGATTGTCCTCGAATCTCTTCCCGCTTGTTCGATTTCTTGGTTTTTCTCCGCCAATCTGCCTTTCAATTTGTTAACTCACTTCGAAATTTTCTTCGTaatctctcttcttcttcttcttttttccaaTTTTCTTCGAATTTTCTTTCAtgaattttatatatttcaatTGATTAAGTGTTGGTTGAATAAATAAAGAGAAGATCCAAAGACTAGTGTACGAAATGAGCAAAGGATCAAAACTTCTCTGAAAGGCAGAGTGAAAAGAGATCCTTATTCGACAAAAAATTGAACGTATGCGAAGAACTAATTACATAATTTGCTCCTTCTTCATGTTGTGGATTAAAGGATTTTAGAGCTTGAAACTACGCTTGAGCTTTCCATGATTTGGTACATGTAGATATGGATGCGTTTTAGGCGGCTGATGAAACTTTTGAGTAAATCCTTCATTTAAGGTAACTGTTGGCAGCATGTCTATTATTTCCACCACTAATTATGAAGTTTCATGGACTTACATTTGATTTCTGGAAATTTACTCTTAGTAAATTCTATTAATTCTATAGGTTTGTAAACTATGTCTCGAGTTGATGTTATTTCTACAGGTTTCAAACAGTATAATTGCTATATGATTTAACAGAAAAGTTAGATTCTTTGCTTCTAAACTCCGAAGTTCTTGATGCTAATTTGGGGTTGTTGTCTGCTGATTTGTTAAATAGCATATGTTCAGCTATGTTAGTTTCCAGAATTATGATCATAATTTCATGGCTGCCAGGTTATATGATGAAGCTTACCTTGATATTTCCGAGATCTGCAAAGAAAGAAGCTTTACTGGTGGAGTAAATTTGTACCATCATTTTGGCATTCTGACTGCTTCTGTGATAGGCGTTTAAGCTGATGCCTTTCTTTTATCTTCCTATTCAGATTGCTTAAGAATTCAGATCTCTGAGTACACGAAGAGACTGGTTTGACATGTAGAATAGCAGTGCCTCCAAATTGCTTACTATGTTCTGTTTTTAGCACATAATTGCTCTTGGCAAGTTGCATCTGCAAAACCCATTATTGCATTGGCATATGTCTATAATTTCCAATGGGAAGTCATTGCTCCAGATTGTTGAGGTCCATATTGATGTTGGATGAGAATAGGGCAATCTTTTGTTGATTAGCAGTACATTGTTGTTGAGTGCTGAATTATTATTTGTTATGTGGTTATTTATCAGATACAGGTGAAAACAATTACATTCTGGTAAAAAGAGCTTGAGGAAATGGATAAAATTCATGAACTTTCAAGCTACAAAACTGTGACTATGATAATCATTAAAGTTTATTACCAATTATTTAACTAGACTAGTCGCTAGATCTTCACGTGTTCATCCTCAATACTTCTTCTAGTGTTAGTTTTGTTCGACCTTCCTTGTTCTTTTTTGGTTTATCATGTCACTTCGGTTCTCCACTATCAtaacatatttatatattttccCTAGGTGGAAGATTCCTGATTGATGGCCAAAAAAACAAGACTGCTGATTGTATAGCGTGTACTCAATCTCCCCCAAAACAAGCATTACGAAGAAGATTCTTCTGCCGAGTGGGAGCCTGGAGACTGCAATCCTGATGGAACAAATAAAGAACTTAGCACCTCACTATCTCAGGGAATGAGGAatctttttcatcaaatcacaagttTTGTTGAAGAAAACCAAAAGCACTCTTCAGTCGGAGGAATCTGGCACAGATTCGAGCCCATTGATGCCAAGGAAAAGATACTACAAGTTGATGTGTATAATATAAGCAAAATGCGTTCAGGGCTGATAATTTGCTTTAACTTCGATATAATATTTGTTCTTAAGTTTAGTTTGGGGAAAAatctaatttaaatattttctctAATATGTAATATTAAAATTCTTTATTAAGCTTAGAGTAACAAGTTAAgtaataagaattaaattgaaaattaaaatattataataaataacaAATGAAGGATATTTatgctttttaatttttattttaaaagaaatagaaaaagaagctACTTATTaactattttcttttcaaaagaaagtgtgtgtgtgtgagttCTATATAATAAGAGAGAGTAAATAATTCACCCAAATTTCGTCCCACTTCTCTTTTCTTGAGAAGGAAAAAGGAATTGATGAGATAGGAATCCACGTTTCACAACGAGTAGCCATCCAAACAAAGTGCGAACCCGAGATAGTAATTCAAAGCAAGCGCTCACTTTGTTTCATCCAAAACCAGCTAAAATCTCTATTGATAGTTCTCTACCACGAGGCGGCTGCACACATGGAATTAACTCACATGGTTGCAGTTTCCAGATTCTGCTATCAAAATCCCAGAATTTGGAGTAGAACCCAAGCTCTTTCATCATCTCAGCATTCAGTTTCACCACTTCCATTATCCTCTAACCGAATTGCCCCCAAAACCCATTTGAATACTCTCCAAGAAGCTGCCAAACCATATGTTAGAACAACAAGCAATGGCATCAAGGAAGCCACTGTTAATATGCCATCCATGTCTGATATATTGGCCTCCTCTAGAGCCCAGAACCTTGACGTTCAGCTCCGAACTTTAGGACCATTGTTTAGGATTACTGCTAAGAGCCTGGAGACCAACAGGGAACTTGGAAGAGCTGAGGGGCTCGTTAGGGTCTGGTTTGGAGGTAAAATTCTGCACCTGGATTCCATTAGACTCAACAGAGAGACCCTAGGCATGGAAAGATCCATTTTTGGTATTGGTTTGTTTATTGGAGCTGTAGCTATTCGATATGGATATGACTGCGGTTGCAAGACTGCCGAGTTGCTTGCCATCAACGACTCCGATCTTTACCATTCCAAGGTTATTAACTTACCCAATTCCTCTGGTTTATGTTATTGGATAAGGTTTCTTACAAGAAATTATTCTTTTTCTTTGTGTTTGAAATGTGGataatttatgtattttgatGATCTTTTGAACTTTCAGCTTGTTAGGTTCTACAAAAGGATTGGGTTCAAGGTTGTGCATGAAGTGACTGGTTCAACAATTGGGGATATGCCCCATATGCTAATGTGGGGAGGAGTTGGAACTCGAATGGATGCCAGTATAGCTGAGCTTCTTGTAAAATGGTGCAGCAGGTTCAAGTCCCAGGACTCATTATGTCGGAATTAGTTGATACTTCCATGCTTTTATCCAGCCCTGCTATGAAATTTTGGTTTGCAGTTTGGTATGTTACTCTTCCCCTCTGAAGAAGAAGTTTTACTGCCAAGCTAGGGTCTTCTTTTGTTCAGCTCAGGCCTTGATCAAGGAACTAAGGGGAGTTCTAGTTAGCAGATCGGATGGGACTAGGCAATTAAGGAAGAGTTAGAAAGTGTCTTAAAGAGTTCATATCAGAAGTTAGAATGCTCAAGCTGATTACAATAATGCTTTGAAATTATTCTATACATTCTTCTTGGAAATACCCCAACTACTGTCCATTATTGTGATAATGGAGAATAATGGAGAATTGTTCTCAACTTCAGTGAATTTTGATTGAAGTAGTTTCATGAATGGACTGTATTATGTCCATTACTTTGACCATTGTTTACACGAATTGATACAGCTCACTTGAATAAGATATCAATTAATTGATATATGAAATCGGATTTTCATGAAGCTGTATCCATTTCACGGAAGGATAGCCATGCATCTTTTTGTTGCGAATTAGAAGGAACCATATATTAGAATCTTTGCCGCTGTTGAGAGAGCTATCATAGCATGAGATGAGAGCAAGAGCCAATCCAGTTCTGGGGATCTTGTCTAGAGCTTTCATGTCGAGTTCACCAGCAATGTTTAAGTAAGAGTTTAGTGTCACCTTTAATGTTACTAGATCATTTAGAATGCATGAACTCCAGCTGCATGGGAACTTCTTAGTTTCTGAGAACCTCTTAGTGACCTAGTCTTAAGTCACCCATTTGAGGCCTGAACTTTACATATCAAGAATCAAACATGGAACTTTCCATCAATGTTGTGCCAGCAAAAGGCACTTACATTATAAGCATCAGAATGGGAGCATGGATTCTTATATTTGAAACAGGGGCAATGGTGTAGTTACAGAAATGTATTCCTAACCCTTGCAGAAAGTGTAGCAACATATAGAATTATTGAAGCATTGCAACATGGGTTTAGAAACTGAAATAAGTAGCAGTCAAAACATCAAATGCAATGCTTGAAGCACTAACAGTTGCTCAAAACATTATGTCAGAGGTATTGGTTTAGGCCAGCCGAGATGGAAAACGCCAAACTGGTCTGTTTATTCTGCCTAAACTGCAATTGCGTTTTAGCTCCACCTTCAGCTTACTCTTCTGTCGTTGTAGGAAGAGGGAAGTTCAAGTTTTGGGCAGATGTTATTGTTATAGCTTCCTATGAGGCCATTGCCCTGACAAGCAGCCGAACAAAGGACATGAAATTGTCGGTGTCAGAGAAGTTGGAAACAAGCATCATGAGACCTAGATTGAAGCCTATCAAACTTGTCTCGATGAATAATGCCTTAAAAAATGGTGACGGTGGTGGGGGAGTAATCACAGACCATTTAGTTTAAGTCACATTATTTTATGTTTgagattattatattataaattttatgtcttatatttttatattttacaataattttctatacattttaataatttcctatttttatattttataataattttttatgatttttataatatttttaagaaaaattctatactttttaataaatttaaatatttttctatattttttctatatttttatattttctaatatatttttatatttttataataattgggTAGCCATTAGGGGTGAAGTCGAAAATTTTTTAGAGGaccgaaatgaaattttaattttaatagtctgtctttataatttttaaatgattaaattaaattttcataattttaggggggctaaagtctaattttacctttattaaattaaaattttaatttttttaaagggccaaaacaacaattttttattttaggatgGTCGGGGCTCTGCCAACCCCCCATGGAATCGTCTTTGGTGGTCATTTTGTAACTCTTCACAGTTGGGtgaaccaaaaagaaaaaaaaaaacatagttaGGTAACTACTAACGTAGTTtaccttaaaatttaaaatatataaaaatattgaataaagTTTTGATTGAGGAGTAAAATTGAACATTTATTAATGTGAATGGTATGggatcaaatttaaaaaaactaaaaagacTAAAgttgttgattttttttaaaaactaaaatagtttcaaataatataatttatcttaaatacaaaaaatattttcacaatttttctAACCGAGTTAGTGTTTAGTTGACTTGTGATATCAACTTCccaattaattttatttgttttccttttattaaaatccaaaataattttaaatgaaaattttaataatggCTCAAAGTATTTTTAACATGATGATATATTTTCgtcaaaattttataaatcataaataaaattaatatttttatacttaataaaatattccTATAACTAATATATTAATTGATCTTAAAATATACTCTATTTACCTTAGAAAATTTCTTTGGgataaaatcttaaaattatacataaactatagtttaatgtgcaattgtatacatgaactttgattttgtgtaattttgtacataaaattttggtttgatctgattttgtaaattattaacataattattgaaaaacatcattttatatttatatattacatacataaataattatatttatccaatttaaaatacattgatgtatttatttctttaaatgtgtataattaaatcaaaattaaagttttaagtaTACATGTGAAGCACGATTAGAGTTTCACGtgtataattacaccaaattaaaattcaagtacataattatacattaaattaaagttcatatataattttgatatttttttatataaattaaaggATAAAATGCGCTTACCCTTAAGTTTGAAGAATATCTATTACCCTCAAGTTTCAAGAAAATATCATAAATCTCTTTAGATTTATTTACTaaacaaattcaaaaaaaaagttgataacattattatttatttatgcattttctatttatttgttttaatttcaaattaatgGAAATTTAGTTACATAATATATTTGTCTTAACtcataaaaatatatttgaatattttaaattcatatttaattcagttttatatattaatattgaaatgaattcactaaattatttttatgaaaaattagttAGTTACCATTAGAATATTTaaaccaaaaaatttaaaatataaaaataaataaagaaaaataaattcattttgaaattaatgtatatcaaattaaattaaatttatgttttaaatatttaacaTGTATTTACTTAAAGGATTGTTAAAAAGATAAAAGCAAAAGTGaagataataaaaattataattatcagTAATAACCCTTttttaaataaacttaattataaatttaaagcTCTAGAAATTTTAAGATATCACTCTGTATAAATCATATGTGGATTTTAATTCATATTTATTATAGTTTGTCCCACACTCCGAATAAATTTATTCTGATCTAGTATATATTATGTTATTAGTCCAACGttattttagaaatttatatttaacaatttttaaaatttaaaatagtacAAACacaattaaaaatatgttaatcattataaaattaaattaatacatTTTTCAACtaataaatgtatatatttttaaacttaCAACTATAATCACAATTATAATTATAAAGAATACattcaaataattataaattaaaattataaataaatttaaaattaattaataaaaatattaatttaagttaaaattaatttaataaataagttagtatatatattttttaatcttCAAGAGGATAAGTcggatttttcttaaaattaaagAGTTTGAATACCCTTTCCTTAAATTAATTGGTTAAATTGTGCTCTATAACcctttactttttagattttaaaatgcAAGTCTATTTTTCTAACATCATTAATttgtttttttgttaaatttaagtttattataatatcattttttgTTATAAGACCACTACTAAATTTGTCCAAGGATCGTAGCTCGCTCAACTCGGTAGGCCCGACCCGATTTGGATCAGCTTGGACAATAAATTTTTTTCTCAGACCGACCCGATTCGACTCAGATTTaatttaaatgataaaaattattttttaaatttaaatttaaatttaattgtaaagtatataaaatatcaattgaaaatgtttttttttgaatattttattaaatttttgacAATAACATGAGCTTTTTGGGGAGTTGACTCAGCCCAAAAACGGGCATAGGCATAAGTTCAATTTGGCCCAACCCAGCCATGGATAGCTCTAGCTACTACtaagtgagttttttttttttcaaaatttaacaccAACGAATTTAATAAAAAGTTTTAACTATGATAacaatttaacttaaattttaaaatttaaaaggagaagaaataaatttttaaaataaaagtaaagagactaaattttaaatatataaagagTATAGGGACTCGGAATACATTTGAACCAAATTAAATGCGAAAAGATGCATGATTCTTTTTATTGGATAAATGAAGAAGCCCACAAAAATTTTGTTTCGACTAAATAAAATAAGCCCATGATTCATTCATGTCTAGAAAGAGTAATCGAACGGTGATGATGAAATGATGAAATTGAAGTTGTAGGATTAAAAAGAAGGCAGGTTTCCACGGGAATATAACCCTATCCATCCTCTTCTACTGGAAGCGAAACAAGGCAAAGCAAAGCAGCCCTAGAAAATTACACTATTCCAAAACATTGCAATGTCTCGTCGAGAGGGTCGTGATTCCGACTCTAGACGACACCGTTCTGGGTTTGACCGTGAACCCAGGTACTCTCTTTCGTTTCCCAATCCTTGATTTCAAACCCAAATGATGCCTTCAATTCTAACATTACCCCCATGTAtttcaaatgggttttcaatctTGTTTAATTTTGTCTAAAGATTTAATTTTGTTTATGTTGTTTAGCCCTAAGAGGTCTAGGAGAGATGGGAAACCTCAGACTGAAAGACAGGTCTCCAGCGCTGACGTCGGAGACAGGCCCGACCAGGAGGAGAAACAGCGCCGTCGGTTGCAAGATGCTGTACCCCTTGAGGCGGCCCCGACACCTCCTGATTCTTCTAAGATTGAAACTGTGATTGTTGGTAAGGATTCTGATAGGAAAAACAATGGACAACATGAAGGAGCCAAGCATTCTTCTGATCCAACTGAAGTGCCCCGCTCCCGATCCTATTTTCaggtttttttgtttttatcATTATGATATCATTTCATCTTCATGGATTCGTTTTATTGTTTGGTGTATGTTTTTAATATGATTATCGAGTTGAGTCTAAATTCCCCGGTTGATTGCCTGCTGTGTGGCAACCATCTGAATAACAATTGTTTTGTGTAGGAAGAGTGTGAACAATGATGATGATTTGTCATCGTCTGCTTTCCAAGAAACCAGGAGTATAACTTTCAGTCCCATGCTCTTGTAGTGTACGTGTTGAATGGTATTGGTCACTTTTGTTGTTTTGGGTTTACTTCTCCTAATAAAATGTTAATGGAGCATTATAAAAGAAAATTACTCTGTCATTGTATGTGGATTGGAATCATACATATTTAGGGTCTCATGAAGTGCTATCCTTGCATGATTTATTGAGGTCAAGAAATGGTTTAAGTAGGAATGATATTCTTGCATAACCTCCTACGGAAAACCAATGGGGATTTGAATTTCATAGGATTGTGAGCTTATGGAAATTTGCTTGTATGGAGCATGAATCTGACTTGGAACCAAACAACCTGGTTCTCTTGAGTTCAATAGTTTGGTTATTATTCAGAGTGcataaatcttttttttttttttttctgggcTAATGTAGCCGAATTCTTGTTCAACCCCACTTTGTATGGTCCATGTATATAACAATCTTAGGCTTGCCTGTGCATATGTCTTATAACAGCACGATGAACGTGGTAGTGCCGCACAAGCTGGTCGAAGTTATGGTCGGAGAGTGGCTTCTGGTTagttattttttttccttctttggtCTTTGTTTCCCACACCTTACTTCAGTTTTTGTGATCATGTTACCATGTCGTGTCAGCCTTCACATTCAGGTTATAGATATAACTTGTCAAAAAGAGTTGTCCTGAGATTGTGTTTACATTGGCAAAACGGTTTCTGGGGAAGCTTAAATAGGATTCCCTTCttatcaagaaaaaaaaaaaaaaaaaacagtgttCTCTTGAAAATTATTAGTCaaagatttctttttctttccagaGCGTGGAGAGCGTGGATGGTGGAGGGATGCAAAGGATCATCATAGTGAAAGGGAAACTAGAACATTTGACACGAGGCAAAGAGACGAGAAACCACAAGCCAAAGGTGATAGCAAAGATGATTGGCGCCATGATAGATTCTTTGAAATGGAGGCTGATCCACCGGTACAGCCACCACCTACCAGGAAACGACCTGCATTTAGTGAGAAGAAGATCCCTGCAGCAGCTCAAAGTGCTGACCACACAACAAAGGAATCGGAGAAGTCGAGCCATTCTAGCCACCATGCATTAGGAAGTGAAAGAAGAGTGGACAGGGATCGCCACCCCCGGCATTTGGACAGACCGGATAGACTCACTGCTGGAGATCAGGTTCCGAGCAGAAGAGAAGCACCCAGAGGTGGATTTTTATCGCATGAAAGGCatggaggtggtggtggtagcAATTTTAGGGGAAGAGATCGATTCAGTGGAAGGCAGGAGTATCGCTCAGGTGGCCCTCGTGTTGAGAAGTGGAAGCATGATTTGTACGATGAGGCGAACAAGAGCCCTCCTAGAAAGAATGAAGAGGATCAGATCGCAAAGGTGGAATCACTCTTGGCATCATAGAGCTTAAGTTATGCTATTAAGTGGCCATTTGATTTAATCATCGAATGGCAAGTCTGAAACCATTTCCCGTACCccaattttttgtttcttttttaaagttatgttgtatCCTGGTGCAAGATTAGTTTGTTCATCTGTTTATGATTGCAACTCTTTTGGTAGTAGTGGAATGATAAATTTTGAACAATTTGGCGTTTTCTTTGGGCTTCTAAATGCAGATCAATAAATAAACCCCATAATTCCATTAAAAAATGGTTCTTGCAAAATCATATCATAAAATACAACAAATTTGGTTATTTAGCTTGGCTGCGATCAAGATTATCGAGTCAAAAGAAAGGCTGGAATCAGTAGTGGGTTCGTGTTAGATGTTAGCTTTAAATCGCCACGTGATTAATGATTCTTATTATCGGCAGTGCCAATGTTGTTTTCATGGCTGTAGAATTTGGTTGATGATGATTTAGGTGAGATATCATCCTGAAGCATGTGGACCACTTGTATAAATATGCTAGTTTAGGTTAAATATATCATCTGATTGACTTCCCCGACCATCAATGCAACTCAAAAATCATGGCTGCTTTTTTGGAAAGTTTTTCCTTGCATTTATCTCTACAAATTTTCGGCTCTTAACCCGTTCATATCCCATTTTCCTTGTTCATTTATCTCTGTTTGGTTTATTAAAGTTGTTGTTTTCTTTCGTCTCGTCCAAATTCCTTGTCTCTTTGTCTTTTCTCAAATGGCCATGGATACAACAACA
This window of the Gossypium arboreum isolate Shixiya-1 chromosome 12, ASM2569848v2, whole genome shotgun sequence genome carries:
- the LOC108478163 gene encoding uncharacterized protein LOC108478163; translation: MELTHMVAVSRFCYQNPRIWSRTQALSSSQHSVSPLPLSSNRIAPKTHLNTLQEAAKPYVRTTSNGIKEATVNMPSMSDILASSRAQNLDVQLRTLGPLFRITAKSLETNRELGRAEGLVRVWFGGKILHLDSIRLNRETLGMERSIFGIGLFIGAVAIRYGYDCGCKTAELLAINDSDLYHSKLVRFYKRIGFKVVHEVTGSTIGDMPHMLMWGGVGTRMDASIAELLVKWCSRFKSQDSLCRN
- the LOC108477259 gene encoding uncharacterized protein LOC108477259 isoform X3, whose product is MLPQQVGRCSSHHPWCWLRPRTYWSNQMPQVSGSRAVRESRERMKQTKKNQMSTEGNNQRQWQYYHTIYTNVKTGYMMKLTLIFPRSAKKEALLIA
- the LOC108477259 gene encoding uncharacterized protein LOC108477259 isoform X2 translates to MLPQQVGRCSSHHPWCWLRPRTYWSNQMPQVSGSRAVRESRERMKQTKKNQMSTEGNNQRQWQYYHTIYTNVKTGYMMKLTLIFPRSAKKEALLVEDS
- the LOC108476755 gene encoding uncharacterized protein LOC108476755 — translated: MSRREGRDSDSRRHRSGFDREPSPKRSRRDGKPQTERQVSSADVGDRPDQEEKQRRRLQDAVPLEAAPTPPDSSKIETVIVGKDSDRKNNGQHEGAKHSSDPTEVPRSRSYFQHDERGSAAQAGRSYGRRVASERGERGWWRDAKDHHSERETRTFDTRQRDEKPQAKGDSKDDWRHDRFFEMEADPPVQPPPTRKRPAFSEKKIPAAAQSADHTTKESEKSSHSSHHALGSERRVDRDRHPRHLDRPDRLTAGDQVPSRREAPRGGFLSHERHGGGGGSNFRGRDRFSGRQEYRSGGPRVEKWKHDLYDEANKSPPRKNEEDQIAKVESLLAS
- the LOC108477259 gene encoding uncharacterized protein LOC108477259 isoform X1, producing MLPQQVGRCSSHHPWCWLRPRTYWSNQMPQVSGSRAVRESRERMKQTKKNQMSTEGNNQRQWQYYHTIYTNVKTGGRFLIDGQKNKTADCIACTQSPPKQALRRRFFCRVGAWRLQS